The Nicotiana sylvestris chromosome 6, ASM39365v2, whole genome shotgun sequence genomic sequence TCTTTGTTTGATTATTatgttaaaaaaaattcaataggAACATCATCTGCTTCATCTGGAAACACAACAACTACTGTCAGTGGTTATGGTAGCTTTTTAAAAAGAGGAACAATGAGAACAAAATTAGAATTTGAGAAACATAAGGAAGTGACCGGAGGTTTAGGTACTAAATCAGAGTTAGAAAGATATCTTGCTAAAGATCTTGAGCCTGAAACAGATGACTTTAAAATCTTAAAGTAGTGGAAAATCAATGAGCCTAGATTTCCCATTCTTGCGGAGATGGCTGTGATGTATTAGCCATTCCTATTTCAAGTGTTGCATCTGAATGTGCATTCAGCACGGGAGGTCGCATTCTTGACTCGTTCAGGAGTTCGTTGACGCCTAAACTGGTGCAATCTCTTATTTGTCTTCAAGATTGGCTTAGAAGTGAACCTATTCCTATTAAAGTTGAGGAAGACTTGGAGTATCTAGAACAACTAGAACTTGGTAATTATTTTGTGTCTTTCCTTTATTATATTACAAATAGTTTACTTAACACTGATGATGCATGACAAAGTTTTCTTCTATATTTTCCTTAGATCTGGCTGATAGTGCAAAAGATTCAACTATTATTGACATATAGTTGCAACATGTACCATGTGTGGTAAGTTGATAGCCTTCTGTATATTTGAAGATATAACATTGATATACTTTATTATAAATCAATTGTGTTTTTGACCTATAATTATGTCTTTTGTTGCAAAGGTTTGATCATGGCGCCTAGATGGAAGTGATGCTATAGTAAATAGACTTCACTTGTTTCATGCTACTTAATGTAATTATTTCTCTGGTTTTGAGACTTCAGCTGTTCAGCAGCATGAAAACTTTCTAACTTTTGGATTACTCTTTTGGTTATGTAATATGCTTGTACTAAACAATGGCAGCAAAGTAGCATAGATTCTAAGTTTTTTGTTCTCTCATGGGCCATGGCTGTAACTTGTAAGCAGTGGCAGCAAAGCAGCATAGCTATTTTGGTTTTTTGGTTCTGTAATGTAGTGCTCTTTTGGTTGTAACTACTAACTACTCCCTACTCCCTAGTTTATATTTGTTTGTATGATTGTGGGATCTTGTATGGACCAAGTAGAGGTGGTAAACCGTGTAATTAGCAGCATCCTTTGGTTATGTTTAATTGATGAATTGCTCCTTTTTCGGTCATCTCATCCACAGTTCAAAAATCCAGGCTTACACTGAAAAGAACAGATTTATGACTTAACACATTCAAAAAGTCCAAAATTTTGGAAACAACCAACAAATTAGTCCAATTATTAAGCAGAATAAGCCCAGCCCAATATGATAATGTTCAAACCGAAAACCGACCCAAAATTAACCGaactgaaatttaaaaaccgaacTGAACTGAACTTATTTCAGTTCGATTTCGGTTATCATATTTACAAAACCGAAAATCGAATAACCGAACCGAATTTATtcaaaccgaaccgaaccgactgAACGCCCACCCCTAGGTCTAGATccaaagtatatatatatatagcttaaaatTTTTGAGTATTCAGTACAAATCTCTAAAGAAATGAGTGGAATTAAATGGCTCGATCCAAAAATTCATAAAATCACTTTTGAAACATTTACTGATTTACATATCTGATGTAGATGATATTGTGTATAGTATCTCTAACACGTCATGATATATTAGCAAAGTGATTTCACACATGCAGCTCTCCATGCATTAATGATTTTTATATTGTTGAAGTACTTCTAAGAGCTGTACTTTAATGCTGCTTGCCACTTTGACTCATTGTTCGATGGTCAGAAATTGAACTACCTAAAGAATGTCACAGTCGACGGAATGGCATGATCTTCTACCTTTACTTCCTGCATTTATTTTTCCTACctcctccttttttttttcttttttttaagaaaGTCAAATTGAAAGGTTGAACGAGTAGGTTGCAGAGTCGTGGGATGGATATAAAATGCTGCCACCCTTAATCAGAGGTCTCGAATTCGTTCCCTGAGGATTAAGAAGATCATGGTACGTAGGGGACGCTTAATAGGCCTTACGCGACGTGAATTTGATTAAAGTTCCAACTAAAGCGGGTACCGAACACCGGgtgagaaattaaaaaaaaaaaaaaaaacaggagAGTAGGTTGCAAACTCAATTAATAATCACTAGCTATAGCTCCTCTTAGAAGAAAGATTATGACTTGGAATTTTGATTCAGTGAAAGATCTTGCATTGGTCATACGAATTTCATTTTCCCTTCTCTTGTGGTCTTTGCTTTCCATATGAAAAGGAAGAAGCATTTAGTGCAGAACAAAGGCTACGACCGAAAGTATAAATTATCATTGCCATCAATAAGCCCAACCTAAGTAGTGCGCCCAATTAATATCATGGGAAGAAACCAATTAAATGtgtttgaagttgaaaaagactTGTATATCCTCACTGTGCTTATCCTCAATCTCTGCTTGTAGAAATTATTAGACTCATATTAGATGGAATGCTCTAGGTTCCACGCTCAATTGTAGCTATAAAGCAATTTTTATTCATCACTCGAATTTACATGTGTGTTATTATACTTTGCAAGAAAACTAAATCAAAATTAAGTCTCTTAAAACACTAACAAGAAGCTAAAATGGAagttcatttatttatttattgacaTTGACAGTTTGACTTCAAGAAAGGAGAGGAAAAAGGAAAGGTAGGAATTCTGAATCTCTATTGGACCATACTGCTAGAAATATGCCACCTAAGACATTTTTGTGTTAATTACCACTTACCAATATAATGATGTTTACTTGTATAAACTGCAGGAATATAATTTTTCCTTAATCTACACACTGCATGCTTTTAAGTATTTGGTATAAATTGGAAATCTGAACCTGAATTCTGCACGATGGAGTTGCAACAATCATGGTGGAAATCTAATTTCATATTATACTAAACAATTAGCTATATAAACgccaattttctttttctttccgtCAAGGTTGAGAATGAGATCGAGCCTAAAAAGTAAGAAAACTGTATAGCCAATAACCAACCTTTTGTCTCTAGCCTTCCTACTAGCCATTGTCACATTCATATATACCAATAAAGAAAATGAAGAGAGATGAAAACATAGAGAAAACCCTCCTTTGTTTAGTCTCGACAAAGTTTTTATACACTAGTTGAATTTGGTTCAGCTTGACTCGTATATTTATTAACTTGTTAATTTTCTTCATCATCTCTTTTCAAGGGTGACCAATCCCATATTACCGAATGGATTACGACCATTAGtatgtagtagtagtagtaactAACATAATATATGGTGATTAATTGGTATAACTAAGTCTataaaaaagttcaaaatgatgTAGAACGAACAACTCCTCCTCTTCTGTTATCGTGGCTTATTAATCATAGGTAATTATATAATTCATTCGGTTTTCTTAAACACGTTTAAATCAATTATTTGATCGATGACCCACTTATCTAAATATATTAACGCACTCCACACTTTACGTATATAGAAGACATACACAGAACCTCAGGATTGGGTGTTTAAATTCTAATTATCAAATACGCTTCATCAACAGTAGGAGGTCCGCATCAAATGCGAAAAGCACAAACATGAAATTAATTGTAGTAAAATAAAGAACTCAGCTATGTTTTCATTCTtctattaataaataaataaataaaatgtaGGTCCTCTAAAGGTGAATAGATTCCTTTCATCCATTTCCTACCTATTCTAATGTTCAGATTAGTATTttgagaaagaaaaaacaaattcACCTTCTGTAACAACGGCGGTTAGCTTGATGCTACACTCTTTGCTAGATTAGTTCTCTTCCCCTATGTTTCAAAGATAAGAAAAGCAGAACAGAAAAGGAATAAAATACTCTGCAAATGGATAAATTTCAGGGGCAAAGTTTTAACCAAACGCCATAGATCACCACAAGACAGCTTGTTGATATCACAACTCAACTTATCCTTCACAGCTGCAGTTGGTGTTGAAAATTGCTGGAACTGAGAAAGGCCAATGGCACCGCTCAATGCATATGAGCACCAGGAATTAGAGACCAATGAAATAAACTACATTCAGCAAATAAATGCTCTACTATAAGCCTCAACAGATCACGTCATCTTGTTTTACAAATTCAACACTTACTTCTAGTAACAATTTATGGTCCAACATCTGAGTCAACCTAGAGAAGAGGGGAAAAGGTGCACAGATATATGTAAAACTAGTATAAATTCAGAAGATGAAAAGTAATTCAAGAAACAGCCCAACTGATTATAGTTGCATCAACAATTAGCACCATCATCACCTATTTTAATCTACAAGTAGATTTTGATGTTCCAGTACATTTGTTAAGCTAGTTCAGGAAGAAAAAGAATGGAGAAAATGAGGTTCATTCACCAAATCCATAAAGCAACAATGCCACCTATAACATAGATTAGAACAAGATAAAAACTTACAAGCAACCAAAGAAGACTGATTCACCTAGTGGCAAGTCAACTAGTAGAAACAGATGACGCACACTGCAAGTTTTTTAGCTCAGCTTCTACCTTCTTGACATCAAAGTAATCCTGAAGAGCTGTCATCTTAATCTTGTTGCATTTCAAGCTTTTTATTGCATCAGCGGTGGCCAAAGCCCCTGcaattgttgttattacaggtatctTGTACGCGAGAGCCATCCTTCTCAGCTTCCGGCCATCAATCTGATCAAGTGCGTCCCCTGAACTTGTGATCACCATCAACTGAATCTGCCCATTGGCAATGAGATCTGCAGGATGTGGCCGCCCTTCATGCATTTTAAGCACTCGTTCCACTGGCATGCCTTCTAATTCAAGTACACGTGCAGTTCCAGAAGTTGCAATGATTTGAAATCCAATCCCCAAAAAGGCTCGAGCAATTGTGGTAAGTTGAGGTTTTGTCAATTCATTTAAACTTAGGAATAGAGTGCCCGAAAGTGGCATTTTCTGTCCGGCAGCAATTTGTGCCTTGGCAAATGCAATTGATGACTCATAGTGAATACCCATTACCTCACCAGTGCTGCGCATCTCAGGACCAAGAAGCACATCGCATCCTTGGAATTTCTCAAATGGAAGAACAGCTTCTTTAACTGATACATGTCTTGGGATAACCTCCTTGGTGAAGTTTAGGTCATGTAGTGATTTACCTGACATAACTAGAGAAGCGTATTTAGCCAACGGGTGCCCAATCGCCTTGGAAACAAAAGGAACCGTCCGTGATGCACGGGGGTTAGCCTCAAGCAAGAACACCTCACCAGAAGCACTGATGGCATATTGACAATTCATGAGGCCACACACATTTAGCCTCTTTGCTAATTTCGTAGTCCACGACCTAATAGTTTCCAAGCATGAATCAGAAATTGTTTGTGTAGGAAGCATGCAAGCTGAGTCACCTGAATGAACCCCAGCCTGCTCAATGTGCTCCATTATTCCACCGATGACCACATTACCATGCAAATCAGCAAGTGCATCAATATCAATCTCTACAGCATCAGTTAAATACTTGTCAATCAGGACAGGGCGCTCCGGATCTACCTTAACAGCATTTTCAAGGTATGTCACTAATTTGTCATTGTTGTAAACTATCTCCATTGCCCGGCCACCTAAGACATAAGAGGGCCGGACGACAACAGGATATCCCACTTCTGTCGCGATGGCAACGGCATCCTTTTCGCTCTTTGCGATACCCCCTTTTGGCTGCACAATCTGTAGTTCATTCAGGATGGCGTTGAACCTCTCCCTATCTTCAGCTGCATCAATGGAATCAGGTGATGTACCCCAAATGCGAACAAAGCCAGCTCCACTTCTGGTCTTAGGCCTTCGCTCATCCAAGTAATTCTGAATTGGAAGAGCGAGTTTCAATGGGGTTTGACCTCCAAATTGCACAATGATACCATCAGGTCCTTCCAAGTCGATGATATTAAGAACATCCTCGACTGTCAGAGGCTCGAAGTAGAGACGATCACTTGTGTCGTAATCTGTAGAAACTGTCTCAGGATTGGAATTCATCATAATTGTTTCATAGCCTGCGTCCTgtataaaccaaaaaaaaattcaaatttcaaggtTGGAAAGCAACATAGGAGCAAAGTAGTAACCATAAAATGCCAACTATGAGAACCAAGACAGAACAAAAGACCaatatattatttttcaaatACTTTATATGCGAAGATGAAAACTGTGATTTTTCTATTGTCTGCATTGTGCAACCAGAAGTTCATCATTCTAAAAAGTTGAAAATCCATTCAACCAATGTTATATTTCTTATTGGAGCCATGTTGTAGGAGTCTTCCATATTAAAAGGAACCTGTAGATCATGACATTCATTTCCCAGAATTTATCAACTTTTTGATTTCAGTAGTATTGCAGAATAATCAGTAATTTGAATCATTATATGGAAGAAACCTTATCAGAACGTAAGCCTCGACCCAATTCTGATCGAGTTATTCATTGACAGTTGAAGAAGTATACCCTAAAAGGCAATGCAGCAAAATTTAGACCCAAAATCAATGATCAAGAAACACAAACCTGAAGGGCAAAGGATGTATGACAGCAACAATAATCAAACTCAATACCCTGTCCAATTCGGTTTGGTCCACCACCTAAAATCAACACTTTCTTCCTACCGGTAGGAGCTGATTCACACTCATGGTCATAAGATGAATACATATAAGGCGTATCAGCCTCAAATTCTGCAGCACACGTATCAACTCGTTTATATGCTGGTTTCACACCCAAAGACAAACGTCTTGACCGAACCTCCTCCTCACTGGACTTTGTCGCAAAAGCTATCTGTCTGTCACTAAACCCTCTCTTTTTCACTTCATAGAAGTCATCCTTTGTTAAGTCCGACAAACTGCGAGCCAGAAGGAATTGCTCCACATTTACAAGCTCCCTTAGCTGAGTGAGGAACCATTTGTCTATGTAACTGAGCTCAAAGATGTCATCTACCTTCATCCCCCTCTTCATTGCAGCATATACCGCATGGATGCGATCAGGATTAGGAACCCGAAGACTATACTTCAATTTGTCCCAATCCCAGTCCAATTCCTTAACCTGGGTACAGCCCCATCCAGAATAACCAGATTCTAGAGACCGCACTGCTTTTTGGAAGGATTCTTGGAATGTGCGACCTACTGCCATGGACTCACCAACAGACTTCATCTGAGTTGTCAGTATGGCCTCAGATCCAGGGAATTTCTCAAATGCAAATCTGGGTATCTGCAAAATGTACATTGTTTAGACAACTAACTGTGAATGTATAAATAATGGAGTTcgaaatataaaaaaaactattagGTCATCTTCAGATCatgaaataataaaaaatcctaattaatgtATTATCCCACAACCAGCTTTTGAAATAGTGTGTCAAGATTGTAACAACGCTGCATACACTCTCTTGTAAAATACTTGCCAGCAGCAATAAGAATACTACCATAATTTAAAGAACAAATTATAGGAATCGAGCTGATGACAGAGATGCCAGGGTTCATTTCCGTTGGCAAGAATCATATGTTCCTGTTTCTTTATCCTATCCAGTCTCTACACAACCCAGGTCGAAaaattagccatattttggtcATAGCTGGGACCAAATAATTCATTGTACCAAAGAAAAAAGGGTGGTGAATATTCTGGTTGTCAAGTTACACTAGCATGTTTTAGAGATGATTATGTCTCAAGGCCATAAATAGACACCTTAGTAGAAACAAGATACCATTCTTACTCCTATATAACTGAATTGAGACAACCGAATGAATATTATTGCATTCTTTTATAAGTAACGGAACATTAAATTTCTAGGGAGAAAATTAACACATAAGAGAAACATACTACACAACACGATTGGAATTTAAGAGAAGCAATAAAGTAAAGATACTTGCCTTTGTAACAACATAATCTATGGATGGCTCAAAACTAGCTGGAGTCTTCTTTGTGATATCGTTAGGAATCTGATCCAGGGAGTATCCAACTGATAGCTTAGCAGCCATCTTAGCTATTGGAAAGCCAGTAGCTTTTGAGGCTAAAGCTGAAGACCTCGAAACTCTAGGATTCATTTCAATTACCATGACTTCCCCATCAACTGGATTTACAGCAAACTGTACATTAGAACCACCACACTCAACCCCGATTTCCCTGATGATGGCAATCGAATAATCCCTAAGTCGTTGGTACTCTTTATCTGTCAAAGTCTGAGCAGGAGCCACAGTGATGGAGTCTCCCGTATGAACTCCCATAGGATCAATATTCTCAATTGAACAAATGATAACCACATTGTCGGCCAAATCTCTCATAACCTCAAGCTCGTATTCTTTCCAACCTAACAAAGACTTCTCAACCAAAACTTGTGATGTCAAACTAGCTGCTAACCCCGACTTACATATCGCCTCGAATTCCTCCCTGTTATAAGCAATTCCACCACCAGTGCCACCTAATGTGAAAGCTGGCCTTATAATCAATGGAAACTCCCCGATTTCACCGGCTATCTCGATACATTCCTCCAAAGTATTGCCAATGCCTGAAGGTGGAGTCTTTATCCCAATATTCTTCATTGCCTGCTTAAACAAATCCCTATCCTCCGCTTTCTTTATGGCACCAAGCTTCGCCCCAATCAACTCGACTCCATACTTATCAAGCACCCCACTCTCCGCCAACGCTACAGCCAAATTAAGAGCAGTTTGGCCACCCATTGTAGGCAACAATGCATCAGGCCTCTCTTTCTCTAAGACTTGCTCTACAAGTTCTGGTGTCATTGGCTCAATATAAGTCCTGTCCGCCATGTCGGGGTCGGTCATAATCGTTGCAGGGTTCGAATTAATCAGTATAACCTCATACCCTTCTTCCCTAAGAGCTTTACAAGCTTGAGTACCTGAATAATCAAACTCACAAGCTTGTCCTATCACTATTGGCCCTGCGCCCAGTATCAAAATCTTCTTTATATCTGTTCTTTTACCCAATTTCTGCTTTTGAACAACAGAATCATTATTGGGGCTTTGCTCATTGACAATCGAAAAATTCACCCTTTTGCGCAAATGGGTGTGACCCAAAACGGATGGCCGAGACTGGAGGTGCAGAAAAGAGGAGCTTTTGTAAACTGAGGATTTGGCAGAGTGGGGAAATAGTGGGAAAAGGTGGGTTCTTGATGAATATATTTTGGAAGGAGGAAGaacagaggaagaagatgaagagaTGAGCCTATATGCAGCATTTTCACAATAACCCATCTTCATTCAAACAGTGTGAAGCAATTTGATTAGGGTTCTGTAGAAGATTTTAGAGGAGGAAGATGCTGGTTTCCGGTGAGGCTAGGGTTTTAGAACTCTTATACAGGTCGTGGATTAGGAATTACTAGGTACGgattttaaccaaaaaaaaaaggctTAACTTCAATCATATTACTATTATGGGAAAATAACGATTTTATTGCTTTATTCCAAGTTTGATCCTTAAGTTATTCAACATTTGGACGTTTAACCTCGGGTTGAATTAGTACGTTTTTAATCTCAAAAATATTTGCtctctttttaattaaaaaaatctgAACAAATATATTTGCTtccttatttgctctctttttaACTAAAAAAATCTGAACAAATATATTTGCTTACTTTCTTGAATTTCATAAAATTAAACACATCTAAAATTctatttgtgattttgtttttttcttttagttATTCAATTTTAATATATTTAGCTTCGAGCATAACTCGTTCTTATGAAATAAAAATGTTGAAAAGAGCAGTAGTAGCAATATTTGTACATAGGCTATTAGTGTTGTACATATTAGTTAGGAGTCAGTTAGTTAGTTTCACATATACAGTTAGTTGAGTAGTTAAGCTAATTAATTTGTATTAAGTAGATAGGTAGTATAAATGAGGAGAAATACACACGTGTATATTGAGGCTTCTATTTTTTCTTAATAACAAGAAACAGAGtattctctctcttctctcttcttcttcttcacctatCCTCTTCGTTCAATTCAGTTGAAGATACTTCCTttcaatatggtatcagagcctagatcCATGGCGTTTCTGAGCTGAATTGTTGTGGAATTGGTGATTATTGTTGAAGAATCAACTCTATTTCGTTGAAGTTCTGAGAGAAATTCAGATCTGCCCTAGAATTTCACGATTGTTGTGCGAGAGGTTGATTTGCCCTAAAATCCAGCAATTTTCACAAATCGGAGCCTTCATTCACTCTTCTTTCACATTAAGGTGAGTTTTGATTTCAAATTGCTAAGAAATTGAAGGTAAAAATGCCAGAAACTGGAGAAATTGAGACGAGCAATGGAGAGAAGTTCACATATATTCATCCTAGACATCCTCTTTATCTGCATCCATCAGATAATCCAGGTAGTGTTTTAGTTCCACATCAATTAACAGGAATAGAAAACTATACAGCATGGAGCAATTCTATGAAGGTTGCGTTGTTGGCGAAGAACAAATTAGGGCTCATAGACGGGACGTGTTGTAAAGAACATTATAATGGCGACTTAGAACATGAATGGGAACGGTGTAATGCTTTCGTTCTGTCATAGATCACTCATTTTGTATCAAAAGAGTTGGCAAATGGAATGATGTATTCAACTAATGCTACCAGTGTTTGGATGGACCTTAAGGAACGATTTGACGAGCAAAACTTCACTAGAGTTTATCAATTGCTCCGTGAAATCTGCACCATAAGTCAGGGCACTTCATCAGTATCGGAATATTACTCAAAACTGAAGAGTGTTTGGGATGAATATTGGTCCATGGTACCTTTGCCATGTGACTGTGCAAAACATAAAAAGTATGCAGAACATATGGAACAACAGAGACTTGTACAGTTTCTAATGGGACTAAATGAAACATATGCCCAAGCTAGGAGTCAAGTGTTGCTAACAGTCCCTATTCTAACCCTCAATCAAGCCTACAATATGATAATGCAGGATGAAAGCCAATGGATTCAGTCCAATATGATATCACAACTCACACCAACACTGCAACAGATGAACTTGAATGATCCTACAGCTCTAGCTGCCACACAAAACAACAGATTCAAAAGAAACAATGGACCTTATTGTGATTATTGTAATATGAAAGGACACAGGAGAGAAAACTGCTACAAGTTGGTGGGATATCCTTCCAATCACAAATTCAACAAAATGAGAAATTATGATAGGCCACAAAGTTCAGGAGATAATGGGGCATTCAGCTTATAGTGTCAATCTTGGATATTCTGCCAACATTGTTAGTCATGTTGAAGAACCAGAAGCAAGTAGATCATCAGGTAATAGCAACATGCCAATGTTCACCTCAGAGCAATATAATCAACTTTTGAAATTAATCAGCCATGAACCAGCAGTTGCAGAAGCCAAAGTTAACATAGTAGGTATAAAAGAATTCCTTGGCACTTGTTTGCTTGCAGGTTCTGAACCTAACTCCTGGATAATTGGCACTGGGACCTCAAACCATATGGCTTCTAGTCTGGATCTTTTAACTCAATCTACTCTTGTGTTTCCCAATACTAGTAAAGTCCATCTGCCAAATGGAAACATTACATCAGTAACACATACAGGGTCATTAAATCTTTCTAATGATCTTGAATTATGTAATGTGCTTTATTTTCCAAATTTCAAATATAACCTGTTGTTAGTATCCAAACTTACCAAAGAGCTAAGATGTTGTGCATTTTTCAGGACTTTTGCATTGGCAAGGTGAGGGGGATTGGTAAGGACAAGGATGGCCTCTACATACTTCAACCTGCCAAGAAGCCATCACCTGTCAAAGCACCTGAGTAATCATTAGCCATAACATTCAATACAACAATACCTACTACAAATTCCTGTCTTGTTGCCTCTCTTGTTTCAGTTCCTGCTGCTTCTTCTGTGTCGGTTCCAGCTTCTACTCCAGCATCTGCTTGTTCTCAATCAAAGCATTCAGATCAGTGCTTTATATAGCACCAAAGACTTGGCCATGCTCCATTAGCGGTCCTACAAAaaattcaatttctaaaaactcATTAGCTGAATAAAGAGCAGTTGTCTTGTGCTATCTGTCCTTTAGCAAAGCAAACTAAGCTCCCCTTTCCTACTAGTCATAATAAAACTGTAACCCCTTTTGAACTTGTACATATGGATGTGTGAGGTCCATATAGAATATCCACTTACAATGAATATAGATACTTTCTTACCATTGTAGACGACTATTCTAGAATGACTTGGATCTACTTGATGAGTATGAAAAGTGATGTGTTCTTGTTAATCAAGTCTTTTATTGCACTTGTTAATACTCAGTTTTCTACCTCTATCAAGACTATTAGGTCTGATAATGGTCTTTAA encodes the following:
- the LOC104211166 gene encoding carbamoyl phosphate synthase arginine-specific large chain, chloroplastic-like yields the protein MKMGYCENAAYRLISSSSSSVLPPSKIYSSRTHLFPLFPHSAKSSVYKSSSFLHLQSRPSVLGHTHLRKRVNFSIVNEQSPNNDSVVQKQKLGKRTDIKKILILGAGPIVIGQACEFDYSGTQACKALREEGYEVILINSNPATIMTDPDMADRTYIEPMTPELVEQVLEKERPDALLPTMGGQTALNLAVALAESGVLDKYGVELIGAKLGAIKKAEDRDLFKQAMKNIGIKTPPSGIGNTLEECIEIAGEIGEFPLIIRPAFTLGGTGGGIAYNREEFEAICKSGLAASLTSQVLVEKSLLGWKEYELEVMRDLADNVVIICSIENIDPMGVHTGDSITVAPAQTLTDKEYQRLRDYSIAIIREIGVECGGSNVQFAVNPVDGEVMVIEMNPRVSRSSALASKATGFPIAKMAAKLSVGYSLDQIPNDITKKTPASFEPSIDYVVTKIPRFAFEKFPGSEAILTTQMKSVGESMAVGRTFQESFQKAVRSLESGYSGWGCTQVKELDWDWDKLKYSLRVPNPDRIHAVYAAMKRGMKVDDIFELSYIDKWFLTQLRELVNVEQFLLARSLSDLTKDDFYEVKKRGFSDRQIAFATKSSEEEVRSRRLSLGVKPAYKRVDTCAAEFEADTPYMYSSYDHECESAPTGRKKVLILGGGPNRIGQGIEFDYCCCHTSFALQDAGYETIMMNSNPETVSTDYDTSDRLYFEPLTVEDVLNIIDLEGPDGIIVQFGGQTPLKLALPIQNYLDERRPKTRSGAGFVRIWGTSPDSIDAAEDRERFNAILNELQIVQPKGGIAKSEKDAVAIATEVGYPVVVRPSYVLGGRAMEIVYNNDKLVTYLENAVKVDPERPVLIDKYLTDAVEIDIDALADLHGNVVIGGIMEHIEQAGVHSGDSACMLPTQTISDSCLETIRSWTTKLAKRLNVCGLMNCQYAISASGEVFLLEANPRASRTVPFVSKAIGHPLAKYASLVMSGKSLHDLNFTKEVIPRHVSVKEAVLPFEKFQGCDVLLGPEMRSTGEVMGIHYESSIAFAKAQIAAGQKMPLSGTLFLSLNELTKPQLTTIARAFLGIGFQIIATSGTARVLELEGMPVERVLKMHEGRPHPADLIANGQIQLMVITSSGDALDQIDGRKLRRMALAYKIPVITTIAGALATADAIKSLKCNKIKMTALQDYFDVKKVEAELKNLQCASSVSTS
- the LOC138871129 gene encoding uncharacterized protein; amino-acid sequence: MPETGEIETSNGEKFTYIHPRHPLYLHPSDNPGSVLVPHQLTGIENYTAWSNSMKITHFVSKELANGMMYSTNATSVWMDLKERFDEQNFTRVYQLLREICTISQGTSSVSEYYSKLKSVWDEYWSMVPLPCDCAKHKKYAEHMEQQRLVQFLMGLNETYAQARSQVLLTVPILTLNQAYNMIMQDESQWIQSNMISQLTPTLQQMNLNDPTALAATQNNRFKRNNGPYCDYCHKVQEIMGHSAYSVNLGYSANIVSHVEEPEASRSSGNSNMPMFTSEQYNQLLKLISHEPAVAEAKVNIVGIKEFLGTCLLAVPAASSVSVPASTPASACSQSKHSDHSYVHTPQQNGVAEQKHMHLLEMARALRFQAHVPLKFWGECVLTAAFIINRLPSSVLSGKSPYELFYGQPHSLTHLKVFGYLCYATTPCFTNKFSSKAIPAIFMGYLETQKGYKLYNISSGTFFPAEIPAHISSYDDTFPAKNDVPPCSPPTSVAQPEPSSPQPPPSPVMHPNPTASPPSPIEPQPTHISDVTLRKSAMTFNHPLWLTDYVHQVQSTSTPYPISSFLSYSPLSPSYQDCLTSYSSIVEPTTFE